Within Paeniglutamicibacter psychrophenolicus, the genomic segment GACGGCGCCCGCAGGCGGCTCGGTCACCTCCACCGGAACCATCGGCTACCTGCCGCAGGACCCGCGCACCCCCAACATGGAACAGCTGGCCCGCGACCGCATCCTGTCGGCCCGCGGCCTGGACGTCATCGTCGGCAAGCTCAAGAAGTGCCAGGACGACATGGCCTCCGAGGACGAAGCGGTGGCCGCGAAGGCCATGCGCCAGTACGACCGCATCGAGGCCGAGTTCATTGCCGGCGGCGGTTACGCCGCCGAGTCCGAGGCAGCGGCGATCTCCAACAACCTGGCCCTGCCCGAGCGCCTGCTCAACCAGGCGCTGTCCACCCTCTCCGGCGGCCAGCGCCGCCGCGTGGAGCTGGCCCGCATCCTGTATGCCGACGCCGAGACGCTGCTGCTCGATGAGCCCACCAACCACCTTGACGCCGACTCGATCACCTGGCTGCGCGGCTTTTTGGCCAACCACCAGGGCGGCCTGCTGGTCATCTCGCACGACACCTCGCTGCTCGAGGCCACCGTCAACAAGGTCATCCACCTGGACGCGAACCGCGCCACCATGGATGTCTACAACCTCGGCTGGAAGCGCTACCTGCAGCAGCGGGAGACCGACGAGCGGGCCCGCAAGCGCGAGCGCGCCAACACCGAGAAGAAGGCCACCACCCTGCTGGCCCAGGCCAACAAGATGAAGGCCCGTGCCTCGGGTGCCTCCGCGGCCCAGTCCATGCTCAAGCGCGTGGACCGGTTGATGGGCGGGCTGGACGATGTCCGCGTCGCCGACCGCGTCGCAAACCTGCGCTTCCCGGATCCGGCCCCCTGCGGCAAGACCCCGCTGATGGCCGAGGGCCTGTCCAAGTCCTACGGTTCGCTGGAGATCTTCACCGACGTCTCCCTGGCCATCGACCGGGGCTCCAAGGTCGTCATCCTGGGCCTGAACGGTGCCGGCAAGACCACCCTGCTGCGCATGCTCGCCGGGGTGTCCAACCCCGACACCGGCGACCTGGTCCCGGGCCACGGCCTGAAGATCGGCTACTTCGCCCAGGAGCACGACACCCTGGACGTCGACCGTTCGGTGCTGGAAAACATGCGCTCGGCCGCCCCGAGCCACATGGGGGATGCGGAGGTGCGCGGCATCCTGGGTTCCTTCATGTTCTCCGGCGACGACGTCTCCAAGCCGGCCGGCGTGCTCTCCGGCGGCGAGAAGACCCGCCTGGCCCTGGCCACGATCGTTGCATCCAGCGCGAACGTGCTGCTGCTCGATGAGCCCACCAACAACCTGGACCCGGCCTCGCGCGCAGAGATCCTCGGCGCGCTGTCCAACTTCACGGGCGCCGTGGTCATGGTCTCGCACGACGAGGGCGCGGTTGCCGCGTTGAACCCGGACCGCGTGGTGCTGCTGCCCGACGGCGACGAGGACCTGTGGAACGACTCCTACCTGGAGCTCGTCACCCTGGCCTAACCCGGATTCGGCCCGCCTTCCCCCTGTGCCGTTGGCACCCCGGGGCGGAGGCGGGCTTTTTCGTGCCCGGGGTGCACCTGGCACAGTGCACCCCGGGGCGAGCTGCTTCCCGGCATCAGATGAGTTCGGCCAGCAGCGCGGCGGCCCGTGCAGCCCCGTCGGTCTCCACGGGACGGTAGTGCACGGTCCGTCCCAGCCCGGCAACCATCGCAGCGGCAAGCGCGTCGGGATCGCAGACCTGTTCGTACTCCATGCATTGGCCTGCGCCGTAGCGTTCCAACCTGTGCCGGACGTGGAAGTTCTGCTCGAAATGGTGGCGCAGAGGCACATAGATGAACGGGCGCGAGCTCGCGGCCAACTCCATGCAGGTGGTCAGCCCGCCCTGGACCACGGCGAGGTCGGCGGCCGCAAGATGACGGTAGAGTTCCGGGACCATGCCTCGCACGCTGACCCCGCGCTGCCGCGGCAGTGCGCCGGGATCGATCCGCGGCCCGGCCACCAGCAGCACCTGCAGATCGGCCACGCTGCGCCGTGCCAGCGGCACCGCATCAAGGATCCTCCGCAACAGCGGGGCACCCACGCCGGAGCCGCCGACCGTGACGACGCACAGCGGCCGGTCCGGGGGATAGCCGAGCTCGGCCCTGAGCCTGCCGCGGTCGGCGACGTCCGCGGGATCGAACCCGGTGACATACCCGGCGAAGTCGAAGTTCGCCTCGGTCCACTCGCGGATGCCCGGCAGACCGGGGCCGAAGGACAGCGGCACCACGTCCTCGGGGGAACCGACGAAGATCGAGCGGTCCCGCACGCGGTGGAAGCGTTCGCGCTGCTCGATCATCTCGGCGTTGTAGTCGGCGGCCAGGGCCACCTCGGCGGCCCCGCCATCGGGCATCGGGAGCCAGCCGACGAAGTCGGTCATCCAGGCGAAGGCGAAGCGCTTCAGCTCGGGGTTCTCGTGCAGGTGGTGGTCGATGTCCCAGGCCTCGTCCCCGACCACCAGGTCGAAGGTCCCGTCGCGGATGACGTCGTCGAAGACCATGAAGTTGTGGACCAGGATCTCATCCATCCGGCGGATGGCCTGAAAGGCGTGCAGGTCATGTTCGCCGGCCTCGTTATCGATGTGCTCCACCTCGCTGGCCAGCCATGCCGAGGCCGGGTGGACGAGTTCCCCGGCGGCCTGAAGAACTCCCGTCACCGGAGG encodes:
- a CDS encoding alpha/beta hydrolase is translated as MNTTPAAVAPLLSGTVARDGVEIHYDVYGEGSPTLLLMPTWSVVHSRIWKAQIGYLARHFRVLTFDGRGNGQSGRPRGPAAYRDQEFVDDALAVLDATGTAQAVVVGLSWGATWSLQLAAAHPGRVSGIVGIASSCNVKVPRTVRRATDWEGPAASTRGWDKYNRQYWLGGGYDDFIGFFFNQMFSEAHSTKQIEDAVGWAHETTAAVIADATAGMHGYDGIESVPIERACALVRCPVLLVHGADDRISPPSVGQRLAELTGGSLVLLEGAGHGPPARLPVKVNHLIRDFAERFGPVPTVPPRWTASQRRPRRVLYLSSPIGLGHARRDLAVADALRKHHPEVEISWLAQPPVTGVLQAAGELVHPASAWLASEVEHIDNEAGEHDLHAFQAIRRMDEILVHNFMVFDDVIRDGTFDLVVGDEAWDIDHHLHENPELKRFAFAWMTDFVGWLPMPDGGAAEVALAADYNAEMIEQRERFHRVRDRSIFVGSPEDVVPLSFGPGLPGIREWTEANFDFAGYVTGFDPADVADRGRLRAELGYPPDRPLCVVTVGGSGVGAPLLRRILDAVPLARRSVADLQVLLVAGPRIDPGALPRQRGVSVRGMVPELYRHLAAADLAVVQGGLTTCMELAASSRPFIYVPLRHHFEQNFHVRHRLERYGAGQCMEYEQVCDPDALAAAMVAGLGRTVHYRPVETDGAARAAALLAELI
- a CDS encoding ABC-F family ATP-binding cassette domain-containing protein, which gives rise to MISVADLELRAGARLLMEGVSFRIDKGDKIGLVGRNGAGKTTMTRVLAGETAPAGGSVTSTGTIGYLPQDPRTPNMEQLARDRILSARGLDVIVGKLKKCQDDMASEDEAVAAKAMRQYDRIEAEFIAGGGYAAESEAAAISNNLALPERLLNQALSTLSGGQRRRVELARILYADAETLLLDEPTNHLDADSITWLRGFLANHQGGLLVISHDTSLLEATVNKVIHLDANRATMDVYNLGWKRYLQQRETDERARKRERANTEKKATTLLAQANKMKARASGASAAQSMLKRVDRLMGGLDDVRVADRVANLRFPDPAPCGKTPLMAEGLSKSYGSLEIFTDVSLAIDRGSKVVILGLNGAGKTTLLRMLAGVSNPDTGDLVPGHGLKIGYFAQEHDTLDVDRSVLENMRSAAPSHMGDAEVRGILGSFMFSGDDVSKPAGVLSGGEKTRLALATIVASSANVLLLDEPTNNLDPASRAEILGALSNFTGAVVMVSHDEGAVAALNPDRVVLLPDGDEDLWNDSYLELVTLA